From a single Nicotiana tomentosiformis chromosome 2, ASM39032v3, whole genome shotgun sequence genomic region:
- the LOC117272947 gene encoding E3 ubiquitin-protein ligase WAV3-like isoform X1, whose protein sequence is MSGTWSKLQKTLSFRQQPKSPTDNGASSGSNSKSPPPPRPPSAPSSSSFSRFSRSFSSTSRSSKRTCAICLGSMKPGNGQAIFTAECSHSFHFSCIANSVKHGNYLCPICRCKWKEIPLMSSFSTDTTINNAGRTRVSPLEDQPPVSLPLPEPLHFSDDEPLPSITVDQTSSPSTIHSERVVLRAFPEFSAVAASEAVSRFAVLVGVRAPPLADDARHQERAPIDLVTVLDVSGSMAGSKLALLKQAVCFVIDNLGPSDRLAVVTFSSGAQRNFPLRRMTEQGRREAVQAVNSISANGGTNIVEGLKKGVRVLEERRERNPVASIVLLSDGRDTYNGDNANQRHSPRNRRSSNATSGPEYLNLLPSSICPRNREALAADQLPTFHVHTFGFGLDHDSSAMHAISDASGGTFSFIETVGTVQDAFAMCIGGLLSVVAQELKLTVRSASRGVEIGSIPSGRYTSEISEQGKQGLINIGNLYADEEKEFLVYLSVPSAEIDGSATKTSLLKITCGYKNSTSEEMVSVEGETVEIRRPPVLSPTDVLVSREVDRQINRLAVAETIAEAQHMAENGNLEGAQAVLANRRTSLLSSVSAQAGDALCNWLDTELTEIRERMASRERYEQTGRAYVLSGLSSHSWQRATTRGDTTTQIISQGGSSSNSGAIGYETPSMVNMVSKSQNLSLANRVEQVPRPNKTCNLIPRS, encoded by the exons ATGTCAGGGACATGGAGCAAACTGCAGAAAACGCTGTCGTTTAGGCAACAACCTAAGTCTCCTACCGATAATGGTGCATCCTCCGGTTCCAATTCCAAATCGCCACCACCTCCTCGTCCGCCCTCCGCCCCTTCTTCCTCCTCTTTCTCCCGTTTCTCCCGAAGCTTCAGCTCCACCTCCCGATCCTCTAAG CGAACATGTGCTATTTGCCTTGGGAGTATGAAACCTGGGAATGGTCAGGCCATATTCACTGCTGAATGCTCTCACTCCTTCCACTTCAGCTGCATCGCCAACAGTGTTAAGCATGGAAACTACCTCTGCCCTATCTGCAGATGCAAATGGAAAGAGATTCCTCTCATGTCGTCCTTCAGTACTGATACAACCATTAACAATGCAGGACGGACTCGTGTCTCTCCACTTGAAGATCAACCACCGGTATCTCTGCCCCTTCCTGAGCCCCTTCACTTCTCTGATGATGAACCTCTTCCCAGCATTACCGTGGATCAGACCTCCTCCCCTTCCACCATTCATTCAGAAAGAGTAGTCTTGAGAGCTTTTCCAGAATTTTCTGCTGTTGCTGCTTCTGAAGCGGTGTCAAGATTTGCTGTTCTTGTTGGAGTAAGGGCACCTCCACTTGCTGATGATGCTCGGCACCAAGAGCGTGCGCCTATCGACCTGGTCACAGTTCTAGATGTTAGTGGCAGCATGGCTGGATCAAAATTGGCTCTCTTGAAGCAAGCAGTTTGTTTTGTCATAGATAACTTGGGACCTTCTGACCGTCTAGCTGTTGTTACCTTTTCATCTGGAGCTCAAAGAAACTTCCCCTTGCGAAGGATGACAGAGCAGGGGCGTCGAGAGGCTGTACAGGCTGTCAATTCCATCTCAGCTAATGGTGGAACAAATATCGTAGAAGGACTCAAGAAAGGAGTTCGAGTTCTTGAAGAAAGGCGTGAAAGGAATCCAGTTGCTAGTATTGTTCTCTTGTCAGATGGGAGAGACACCTATAACGGAGATAATGCCAACCAACGTCACAGTCCTCGGAATCGTAGATCCTCGAATGCAACATCAGGTCCAGAATATCTGAATCTGTTGCCTTCTTCCATTTGTCCTCGCAATAGAGAAGCACTAGCAGCAGACCAGCTGCCAACTTTTCATGTACATACATTTGGGTTTGGGTTAGACCATGATTCTTCTGCTATGCATGCTATCTCAGATGCATCGGGTGGTACATTTTCATTCATTGAGACAGTTGGTACTGTTCAAGATGCCTTTGCAATGTGTATTGGTGGTCTCCTCAGTGTTGTAGCTCAGGAATTAAAACTTACTGTTAGGTCAGCATCACGTGGAGTGGAAATTGGTTCCATCCCTTCAGGACGATATACAAGTGAAATTTCTGAACAAGGAAAGCAAGGTCTAATAAACATTGGGAACCTGTATGCAGATGAGGAGAAAGAATTCCTTGTCTACTTGTCTGTTCCCTCGGCTGAAATTGATGGAAGCGCAACAAAGACATCTCTGTTGAAAATTACATGTGGTTACAAGAATAGCACGTCTGAAGAAATGGTCAGTGTGGAGGGTGAGACAGTTGAGATACGTCGGCCACCAGTGCTGTCTCCTACGGATGTGCTAGTAAGTCGTGAGGTTGATAGGCAGATAAACAGGCTGGCAGTAGCAGAAACCATTGCAGAGGCACAACATATGGCAGAAAATGGAAATCTTGAGGGTGCTCAAGCCGTTCTAGCCAACAGAAGAACCTCTCTTCTATCTTCTGTATCTGCCCAAGCAGGTGATGCTCTTTGTAACTGGCTTGACACTGAACTGACTGAAATCAGAGAGAGGATGGCGAGCAGGGAACGCTATGAACAAACAGGACGCGCTTATGTCCTCTCGGGTTTGAGCTCACATTCTTGGCAAAGAGCCACAACTAGAGGAGACACAACGACACAAATAATATCGCAAGGTGGTAGCTCAAGCAACAGTGGTGCAATTGGCTATGAAACTCCATCTATGGTCAACATGGTCTCAAAGTCACAGAATCTAAGTCTTGCCAATCGTGTTGAACAGGTTCCTCGTCCCAACAAGACATGCAACTTAATTCCAAGATCTTAG
- the LOC117272947 gene encoding E3 ubiquitin-protein ligase WAV3-like isoform X2, whose protein sequence is MSYNVLLNLFRQKRTCAICLGSMKPGNGQAIFTAECSHSFHFSCIANSVKHGNYLCPICRCKWKEIPLMSSFSTDTTINNAGRTRVSPLEDQPPVSLPLPEPLHFSDDEPLPSITVDQTSSPSTIHSERVVLRAFPEFSAVAASEAVSRFAVLVGVRAPPLADDARHQERAPIDLVTVLDVSGSMAGSKLALLKQAVCFVIDNLGPSDRLAVVTFSSGAQRNFPLRRMTEQGRREAVQAVNSISANGGTNIVEGLKKGVRVLEERRERNPVASIVLLSDGRDTYNGDNANQRHSPRNRRSSNATSGPEYLNLLPSSICPRNREALAADQLPTFHVHTFGFGLDHDSSAMHAISDASGGTFSFIETVGTVQDAFAMCIGGLLSVVAQELKLTVRSASRGVEIGSIPSGRYTSEISEQGKQGLINIGNLYADEEKEFLVYLSVPSAEIDGSATKTSLLKITCGYKNSTSEEMVSVEGETVEIRRPPVLSPTDVLVSREVDRQINRLAVAETIAEAQHMAENGNLEGAQAVLANRRTSLLSSVSAQAGDALCNWLDTELTEIRERMASRERYEQTGRAYVLSGLSSHSWQRATTRGDTTTQIISQGGSSSNSGAIGYETPSMVNMVSKSQNLSLANRVEQVPRPNKTCNLIPRS, encoded by the exons ATGTCTTACAATGTTCTTCTAAATTTGTTCCGGCAAAAG CGAACATGTGCTATTTGCCTTGGGAGTATGAAACCTGGGAATGGTCAGGCCATATTCACTGCTGAATGCTCTCACTCCTTCCACTTCAGCTGCATCGCCAACAGTGTTAAGCATGGAAACTACCTCTGCCCTATCTGCAGATGCAAATGGAAAGAGATTCCTCTCATGTCGTCCTTCAGTACTGATACAACCATTAACAATGCAGGACGGACTCGTGTCTCTCCACTTGAAGATCAACCACCGGTATCTCTGCCCCTTCCTGAGCCCCTTCACTTCTCTGATGATGAACCTCTTCCCAGCATTACCGTGGATCAGACCTCCTCCCCTTCCACCATTCATTCAGAAAGAGTAGTCTTGAGAGCTTTTCCAGAATTTTCTGCTGTTGCTGCTTCTGAAGCGGTGTCAAGATTTGCTGTTCTTGTTGGAGTAAGGGCACCTCCACTTGCTGATGATGCTCGGCACCAAGAGCGTGCGCCTATCGACCTGGTCACAGTTCTAGATGTTAGTGGCAGCATGGCTGGATCAAAATTGGCTCTCTTGAAGCAAGCAGTTTGTTTTGTCATAGATAACTTGGGACCTTCTGACCGTCTAGCTGTTGTTACCTTTTCATCTGGAGCTCAAAGAAACTTCCCCTTGCGAAGGATGACAGAGCAGGGGCGTCGAGAGGCTGTACAGGCTGTCAATTCCATCTCAGCTAATGGTGGAACAAATATCGTAGAAGGACTCAAGAAAGGAGTTCGAGTTCTTGAAGAAAGGCGTGAAAGGAATCCAGTTGCTAGTATTGTTCTCTTGTCAGATGGGAGAGACACCTATAACGGAGATAATGCCAACCAACGTCACAGTCCTCGGAATCGTAGATCCTCGAATGCAACATCAGGTCCAGAATATCTGAATCTGTTGCCTTCTTCCATTTGTCCTCGCAATAGAGAAGCACTAGCAGCAGACCAGCTGCCAACTTTTCATGTACATACATTTGGGTTTGGGTTAGACCATGATTCTTCTGCTATGCATGCTATCTCAGATGCATCGGGTGGTACATTTTCATTCATTGAGACAGTTGGTACTGTTCAAGATGCCTTTGCAATGTGTATTGGTGGTCTCCTCAGTGTTGTAGCTCAGGAATTAAAACTTACTGTTAGGTCAGCATCACGTGGAGTGGAAATTGGTTCCATCCCTTCAGGACGATATACAAGTGAAATTTCTGAACAAGGAAAGCAAGGTCTAATAAACATTGGGAACCTGTATGCAGATGAGGAGAAAGAATTCCTTGTCTACTTGTCTGTTCCCTCGGCTGAAATTGATGGAAGCGCAACAAAGACATCTCTGTTGAAAATTACATGTGGTTACAAGAATAGCACGTCTGAAGAAATGGTCAGTGTGGAGGGTGAGACAGTTGAGATACGTCGGCCACCAGTGCTGTCTCCTACGGATGTGCTAGTAAGTCGTGAGGTTGATAGGCAGATAAACAGGCTGGCAGTAGCAGAAACCATTGCAGAGGCACAACATATGGCAGAAAATGGAAATCTTGAGGGTGCTCAAGCCGTTCTAGCCAACAGAAGAACCTCTCTTCTATCTTCTGTATCTGCCCAAGCAGGTGATGCTCTTTGTAACTGGCTTGACACTGAACTGACTGAAATCAGAGAGAGGATGGCGAGCAGGGAACGCTATGAACAAACAGGACGCGCTTATGTCCTCTCGGGTTTGAGCTCACATTCTTGGCAAAGAGCCACAACTAGAGGAGACACAACGACACAAATAATATCGCAAGGTGGTAGCTCAAGCAACAGTGGTGCAATTGGCTATGAAACTCCATCTATGGTCAACATGGTCTCAAAGTCACAGAATCTAAGTCTTGCCAATCGTGTTGAACAGGTTCCTCGTCCCAACAAGACATGCAACTTAATTCCAAGATCTTAG
- the LOC104115054 gene encoding photosystem I reaction center subunit III, chloroplastic: MSLTIPTNLSKSITTPRFSSQFSTKPRTSTIVCSSNQTPSSNSTEETSSSLKAFSAALALSSILLSAPVLPASADISGLTPCKESKQFAKREKQQIKKLESSLKLYAPDSAPALAINATIEKTKRRFDNYGKQGLLCGSDGLPHLIVSGDQRHWGEFITPGILFLYIAGWIGWVGRSYLIAVRDDKKPTMKEIIIDVPLANKLIWRGFSWPVAAYREYLNGELTDPNF, encoded by the exons ATGTCTCTCACTATTCCTACAAACCTTTCAAAATCCATAACAACACCTAGGTTTAGCTCTCAGTTTAGCACAAAACCAAGAACTTCAACCATCGTGTGCTCTTCAAACCAAACCCCTTCATCTAATTCAACAGAGGAAACTTCTTCTTCATTAAAGGCTTTCTCTGCTGCACTTGCTCTGTCTTCTATTCTGTTGTCAGCACCAGTACTTCCAGCTTCTGCTGACATCTCGGGGCTCACTCCATGCAAGGAATCAAAGCAGTTTGCAAAGCGTGAGAAGCAACAGATCAAGAAACTTGAGAGTTCTCTCAAACTTTATGCACCTGATAGTGCTCCTGCCCTTGCTATTAACGCCACTATTGAGAAAACCAAGCGCAG ATTTGACAACTATGGGAAACAAGGACTGTTGTGTGGATCAGATGGATTGCCACATTTGATAGTGAGTGGAGACCAAAGGCACTGGGGAGAGTTCATAACACCAGGGATTCTCTTCTTGTACATTGCTGGTTGGATTGGGTGGGTTGGAAGGAGTTACTTGATTGCTGTAAGAGATGACAAGAAACCAACTATGAAGGAAATCATCATTGATGTTCCTTTGGCTAACAAGCTCATCTGGAGAGGCTTCAGTTGGCCTGTTGCTGCTTACAGAGAGTACTTGAATGGAGAACTCACTGACCCCAACTTCTAA